A genome region from Drosophila albomicans strain 15112-1751.03 unplaced genomic scaffold, ASM965048v2 utg000216l_pilon, whole genome shotgun sequence includes the following:
- the LOC127566294 gene encoding uncharacterized protein LOC127566294, with protein MHIYNTYDAHRTHHYTQQLTWGQTTCCLTNPPTGKCNTLASSQRRRLEEKERQHSFNGSRPPSGSDYYHDQCYISPSGTTDNEAKNQLLPPEPRPANNNNNNNKTPRLQGDTTKSRDDEAPKSWIAANNTPLHADSKSAKPRTTANKRMPKKGSPAQKGRTFLA; from the exons ATGcacatatataatacttacGATGCTCACCGCACGCACCACTACACGCAGCAACTAACCTGGGGGCAGACGACTTGCTGCCTCACAAATCCACCAACGGGCAAGTGCAACACGCTTGCTTCCTCACAGAGACGGCGACTAGAAGAAAAAGAACGACAAC ATTCCTTCAATGGATCTCGTCCTCCATCCGGCTCTGATTACTATCATGACCAGTGCTACATCTCGCCAAGCGGCACCACAGACAACGAAGCCAAAAATCAGCTTCTGCCGCCTGAGCCACGCcccgccaacaacaacaacaacaacaacaagacacCAAGACTGCAAGGAGACACTACCAAGTCGAGGGATGACGAAGCTCCTAAATCATGGATTGCCGCAAATAACACCCCCCTTCATGCAGACTCCAAATCCGCCAAGCCACGGACGACGGCCAATAAG CGCATGCCCAAAAAAGGATCGCCAGCACAAAAAGGGCGCACTTTTCTGGcatag
- the LOC127566295 gene encoding uncharacterized protein LOC127566295 has translation MSTGREDSFNGSRPPSGSDYYHDQCYISPSGTTDNEAKNQLLPPEPRPANNNNNNNKTPRLQGDTTKSRDDEAPKSWIAANNTPLHADSKSAKPRTTANKRMPKKGSPAQKGRTFLA, from the exons ATGTCTACTGGACGCGAAGATTCCTTCAATGGATCTCGTCCTCCATCCGGCTCTGATTACTATCATGACCAGTGCTACATCTCGCCAAGCGGCACCACAGACAACGAAGCCAAAAATCAGCTTCTGCCGCCTGAGCCACGCcccgccaacaacaacaacaacaacaacaagacacCAAGACTGCAAGGAGACACTACCAAGTCGAGGGATGACGAAGCTCCTAAATCATGGATTGCCGCAAATAACACCCCCCTTCATGCAGACTCCAAATCCGCCAAGCCACGGACGACGGCCAATAAG CGCATGCCCAAAAAAGGATCGCCAGCACAAAAAGGGCGCACTTTTCTGGcatag